One Oryza glaberrima chromosome 11, OglaRS2, whole genome shotgun sequence genomic region harbors:
- the LOC127755248 gene encoding putative disease resistance RPP13-like protein 1 translates to MATPFASMAVKWALDKLSSLMVPERIIPVAFSSSSSISQGMKDLRVLERTMQRIHATLVDAEEHWNIHEESAKLRLRELKELAYGAQDVVEEYEYEVNRCRPEDPDRYACNGSKRKRHQVNGEHLSEVGLVPVSNELATKARELIQRFDEMKVYYKYFSISDNDGERRTAPGIECVRPTSYFVVKESIVGRESDREKVIEKLMFGEGSNVASHLSVLAIVGMGGLGKTTLAQLVYNDQTMCQSFDVRAWVYVSDHFEPKSLMEKISVSIEELSNELSSPKENSKELSELVDPRNKLVKKIKGKRIFLVLDDVWNERMDCWEAFQDPMLAAQQCKILVTTRNLPVARLVQTMPHYSMNHLSPQESWTLFKRTVTTPENAIQGNLVDIAKKIVEKCDRLPLAIKTLGSMLRYETHESRWIDILESDLWDLDKAQSEVLPALKLSYKNMPVHLKQCFLALCLFPKGRLRGKSEVIWLWKLLDMLKDDERNDGDKNGNRYFDELVQRSFLQLFSGSCIMHDLIHDLACHLSGNEFFRLEGDKPVQIPENTRFMSIHNCDTSVQFSVTSHPLWAIIVFGVKNYSRVNNPEHFFLYCKNLRVLSLSYSNIGKALPRYISGLKLLRRLELPLDGDYLKLICNLGPTDRVDYLKELECAPNGIGNLINLHTLRDIRIRRCGCRFNLSELKNLNKLRELRIRGLGNLSHTEDANEVQLVSKKHLHLLELNFSDEKECQKEQCQQLLQQYEKVSHEQLELDFTFEEGFKKFRYQSVQQLEYVTVSHNEILESLRPHEGLINLIIEDYDCQSYPNWLGNASFSRLTVLVISARRKWVRQQRVPTLGELPALKSLKISSMYYLEHIGREFCSHAPGIKGFPSLTSLEFSYIPWWNEWTGVDYGDFPFMETLSLRTVYKLRALPLDRFPSLGTLTLDECDGIDTIPAGGTIKKLCIGGCYGLYTLPTQSSLLKLQLKDCPRLSVVSSMPELDTLEIFKCPKLTAVGFMPKLQTSKIQHCRNLITIDSMHD, encoded by the exons atgGCCACGCCATTTGCGTCCATGGCTGTGAAATGGGCGCTAGACAAACTCTCGTCCTTGATGGTGCCGGAGAGGATAATACCGGTggctttctcctcttcctcctctatcAGCCAGGGCATGAAGGACCTACGGGTTCTGGAGAGGACCATGCAAAGAATCCACGCCACGCTTGTGGATGCTGAGGAGCACTGGAACATCCACGAGGAATCTGCTAAGCTGCGGCTTAGGGAGCTCAAGGAGCTGGCCTACGGTGCACAGGATGTGGTAGAGGAGTATGAGTACGAAGTGAACCGCTGCAGACCGGAGGACCCTGATAGATACGCCTGCAACGGTAGTAAGCGCAAGCGCCatcag GTCAATGGTGAGCACCTCTCTGAAGTTGGATTGGTCCCAGTTTCAAATGAGCTGGCTACCAAAGCAAGGGAACTTATTCAGAGATTTGATGAGATGAAAGTCTACTATAAATACTTTAGCATATCTGATAATGATGGGGAGCGCCGGACTGCCCCTGGTATCGAATGCGTGCGTCCCACCAGCTATTTTGTAGTTAAAGAGAGCATTGTTGGAAGGGAGTCAGACAGGGAGAAAGTTATAGAAAAGTTGATGTTTGGAGAAGGTAGCAATGTTGCGAGTCACTTGTCTGTCTTGGCCATTGTTGGTATGGGGGGTTTGGGTAAAACAACTCTAGCACAGCTTGTATACAATGACCAAACTATGTGCCAATCATTTGATGTCCGTGCATGGGTTTATGTGTCCGACCATTTTGAGCCAAAAAGCTTAATGGAAAAAATTTCTGTTTCTATAGAAGAGCTGAGCAATGAATTATCCTCTCCAAAAGAAAATAGCAAGGAATTATCAGAATTGGTCGACCCTCGGAATAAGTTGGTCAAGAAGATAAAAGGGAAGAGAATTTTTCTTGTGTTGGATGATGTATGGAATGAAAGAATGGATTGTTGGGAAGCATTCCAAGACCCAATGTTGGCTGCCCAACAGTGTAAGATTTTAGTAACCACTCGCAATTTGCCAGTAGCAAGATTGGTGCAGACAATGCCACACTATTCCATGAACCACTTAAGCCCCCAGGAGAGCTGGACGTTGTTTAAAAGAACGGTTACAACACCTGAGAATGCCATTCAAGGAAATCTTGTAGACATTGCCAAGAAGATTGTTGAAAAGTGTGACAGGTTACCACTCGCAATCAAAACTCTAGGGAGCATGTTAAGATATGAAACTCATGAAAGTAGATGGATAGATATCCTTGAAAGTGATCTATGGGATTTAGATAAAGCACAGAGCGAGGTTTTACCAGCCTTGAAGCTGAGCTACAAGAACATGCCCGTGCACTTAAAACAATGTTTCCTTGCCCTTTGTCTGTTCCCAAAAGGTCGTTTACGTGGCAAATCTGAGGTTATTTGGCTATGGAAATTGCTTGATATGCTTAAGGATGATGAAAGGAACGATGGGGACAAAAATGGAAACCGATATTTTGATGAACTAGTACAAAGGTCATTTCTTCAATTATTTTCGGGTTCTTGCATCATGCATGATCTAATCCATGATCTCGCATGCCATCTTTCTGGTAATGAGTTCTTTAGACTTGAAGGTGACAAACCGGTTCAAATTCCAGAAAATACTCGATTTATGTCCATACACAATTGTGATACGTCTGTGCAATTTTCagttacatcgcaccctctgtGGGCCATCATTGTGTTTGGGGTGAAAAACTATTCCAGAGTTAATAATCCAGAACATTTCTTTTTGTACTGCAAAAATTTGCGGGTCCTTAGCTTATCTTATAGCAACATTGGTAAGGCATTACCAAGATACATCAGTGGCCTGAAATTACTTCGCCGTTTGGAACTTCCACTTGATGGAGACTATCTTAAATTAATTTGCAACTTGGGGCCTACAGACAGGGTTGACTATCTTAAAGAGCTAGAGTGTGCACCAAATGGGATTGGTAACCTAATTAACCTACACACTTTGCGTGACATACGTATCAGGAGATGTGGTTGCCGTTTTAATTTGAGTGAGCTGAAGAACCTGAACAAATTAAGGGAGCTGCGTATAAGAGGACTAGGTAATTTATCTCATACAGAAGATGCAAATGAAGTTCAACTTGTGAGTAAGAAGCACCTCCATTTACTAGAATTGAACTTTTCTGATGAGAAGGAGTGCCAAAAGGAGCAATGTCAACAATTGCTGCAACAATATGAAAAAGTATCCCACGAGCAATTGGAATTGGATTTTACATTTGAAGAAGGGTTCAAAAAATTTCGGTACCAGAGCGTGCAGCAACTTGAATATGTTACAGTATCTCATAATGAAATACTTGAGAGCCTGAGACCACATGAAGGCTTAATAAATCTGATAATAGAAGATTACGATTGTCAGAGCTACCCTAATTGGCTCGGTAATGCTTCATTTTCAAGGTTAACCGTATTAGTAATATCGGCGCGTAGAAAGTGGGTAAGGCAACAACGTGTTCCAACACTTGGCGAGCTACCTGCCCTCAAGTCTCTCAAGATTAGTAGCATGTATTATCTGGAACACATTGGCCGGGAGTTTTGCAGCCATGCTCCTGGAATCAAAGGCTTCCCATCATTAACAAGCTTGGAATTTTCATATATACCATGGTGGAATGAGTGGACCGGTGTAGATTATGGAGATTTCCCCTTCATGGAAACACTGTCACTCAGAACGGTCTATAAACTGCGAGCTCTTCCATTGGATCGATTTCCTTCTTTGGGCACACTGACATTGGATGAATGTGATGGTATCGATACCATTCCTGCAGGTGGAACCATTAAGAAGCTATGCATTGGAGGGTGCTATGGCCTATATACTCTCCCTACCCAATCCTCACTCCTAAAGCTGCAGCTAAAGGATTGCCCGAGACTGAGTGTAGTCAGTTCCATGCCTGAACTGGACACATTAGAGATATTTAAATGTCCAAAGCTGACTGCAGTGGGTTTCATGCCTAAACTTCAAACTTCTAAGATACAACATTGTCGAAACCTGATTACAATAGATTCCATGCATGACTGA
- the LOC127755717 gene encoding putative disease resistance RPP13-like protein 1, producing MAALFASLAVRKALDTLSSLLPASLAASSSSSAANRARQEQDLEDMRMLERTMRRIHATLHDAEQHWDIHEESTKLRLKELKELAYDAEDVVEEYEYEVNRCKVEALELSASTADHKRKRQQNLENEDLFNSGMVAVPDELAVKTRKLIERFHEIKYYSDNFTLSDNDGERRIIPHISMLRKTSSLVFAKSILGREGDKNTIMEKLLPRDGDSVANPISVLAIVGMGGVGKTALAQLVYNDSRMRGSFDKHAWVCVSEQFDVINITKGIIQSLKKEECGLPEHSLDILQQILVAEIKGKKVLLVLDDVWSERRDCWELLCLPMNTTEICNIVVTTRSERVARLVQTMPDFYNLNCLSPDDSWTLFKQEAYANQGSGIPSNLVEIGRRIAEKCKGLPLAIKTLGSILRFETNEKKWRDVLDSELWNLEQSHKEVLPALELSYKHMPIYLKHCFVSLSLYPKDSPFNVFMVSLLQNYMHGHTFVMHDLVHDLACFLAGDEFFRLEGDKSTEIPLGTRYMSIVPHTKSIKISNSSESLRAVVTLGNIDIENPEALFLNCKKFRVIQVTEDGFAKVLLDCIGEMKLLRHLEFLGHSNAVELVISNSVSKLFNLQTLDFIACSLHGIGRLVNLQALPVIHLCNCGCFFNIRELRNMNKIRKLRIDGLCNVSSIIDANEALLHCKKDLQELELNFTASINDAHTQNAGSNQAIIAVSVDLLLESLRPHHRSLRELTLQNFNCKIYPSWLGSTSFSKLIRLVLRLCQSKHLPTLGELPSLKYLDIRQMENVERIGREFCTLDPRVKAFHSLSSLFFEDMYRFSEWSGVQEGDFSCLETMFIGSAFELMSLPPVPFVSLRNFTLYNCRNVVTLPASTTLQELLISKCANLSELPALSSLQSLKLLNCPSLATVSQFPSLTVLHVCDPFKEEILQRLVNSHMMLEELHIESDTINSICLDPLKLPSLKNLDVRCPNLKSCNAFAGLTSLKILWIRCSPRLHIPDSLRSQLEELRILDF from the exons ATGGCTGCACTGTTTGCATCTCTGGCTGTCAGGAAAGCACTAGACACACTGTCCTCCTTGCTGCCAGCGAGCTTGGCAgcgtcctcctcatcctcggCTGCTAATAGGGCAAGACAGGAGCAGGATCTTGAGGATATGAGGATGCTTGAGCGGACAATGCGCAGGATCCACGCGACGCTGCATGACGCGGAGCAGCACTGGGACATCCACGAGGAGTCCACCAAGCTGCGGCTCAAGGAGCTCAAGGAATTAGCGTACGATGCAGAAGACGTTGTGGAGGAGTATGAGTACGAGGTGAACCGCTGCAAGGTGGAGGCTCTCGAGCTGTCTGCAAGTACAGCAGATCACAAGCGCAAGCGACAACAAAATCTG GAAAACGAGGACTTGTTCAACTCTGGTATGGTAGCAGTTCCAGATGAATTGGCTGTCAAAACAAGAAAGCTTATTGAGAGATTTCATGAGATCAAATATTATTCTGACAACTTTACTTTGTCGGATAATGATGGAGAGAGAAGGATTATTCCTCATATTAGTATGTTACGGAAGACTAGCTCTCTTGTATTTGCGAAGAGTATTctaggaagagagggagataaGAACACCATAATGGAAAAACTGCTTCCCAGAGATGGTGACAGTGTAGCTAATCCAATTTCTGTTCTAGCTATTGTCGGCATGGGTGGTGTAGGAAAGACAGCTCTAGCACAACTTGTATATAATGACTCAAGGATGCGCGGATCTTTTGATAAGCATGCATGGGTTTGTGTCTCAGAACAATTTGATGTTATTAACATAACAAAGGGCATCATTCAGTCACTAAAGAAGGAGGAGTGTGGTTTACCTGAACACAGTCTTGATATTCTTCAACAGATTCTGGTAGCTGAAATTAAGGGTAAGAAGGTTTTACTTGTGTTGGATGATGTATGGAGTGAGCGAAGGGATTGTTGGGAACTGTTGTGCTTGCCGATGAACACCACAGAAATTTGCAACATTGTAGTAACCACCCGCAGTGAGAGAGTTGCAAGGTTAGTGCAGACTATGCCTGATTTCTACAACCTAAATTGCCTGAGTCCTGATGACAGCTGGACATTGTTCAAGCAAGAAGCTTATGCTAACCAAGGGAGTGGCATCCCTTCTAACCTGGTAGAGATCGGCAGGAGGATTGCCGAGAAGTGCAAAGGGTTACCATTGGCAATCAAGACTCTAGGGAGCATATTGCGCTTCGAAACCAATGAAAAGAAATGGAGAGATGTCTTAGACAGTGAGCTATGGAACTTGGAGCAGTCACATAAGGAGGTTTTGCCAGCTCTAGAGTTGAGCTACAAGCACATGCCAATATACTTGAAACATTGCTTTGTTTCCCTTTCTCTATATCCAAAAGACTCTCCCTTTAATGTATTTATGGTATCATTGCTTCAAAACTATATGCatggacacacatttgtcaTGCATGATCTTGTCCATGATCTTGCATGTTTTCTTGCTGGGGATGAGTTTTTTAGGCTCGAGGGAGATAAATCAACCGAAATTCCATTGGGTACTCGGTATATGTCCATAGTGCCTCATACCAAGAGtatcaaaatatcaaattcCTCAGAGTCTCTCAGAGCCGTTGTGACACTAGGGAATATTGACATTGAAAATCCAGAAGCATTGTTTTTGAACTGTAAGAAGTTTCGGGTCATTCAAGTCACCGAGGACGGTTTTGCAAAGGTGTTGCTTGACTGCATAGGTGAAATGAAACTGCTACGCCACTTGGAATTTCTAGGACATAGCAATGCTGTAGAATTAGTAATTTCCAACTCTGTGTCCAAGCTATTCAATTTGCAAACGCTGGATTTTATAGCTTGTAGTCTACATGGAATTGGGCGCCTAGTTAACTTGCAGGCTTTGCCTGTAATACATCTTTGCAATTGTGGTTGCTTCTTTAACATAAGGGAGCTAAGGAATATGAACAAGATAAGAAAGTTGCGCATAGATGGACTTTGTAATGTATCTAGTATCATAGATGCAAACGAAGCCCTGTTACATTGCAAAAAGGATCTCCAGGAACTAGAATTGAACTTTACGGCGAGCATAAATGATGCACACACACAGAATGCTGGTTCTAATCAAGCTATTATTGCAGTATCTGTTGACTTGCTACTTGAGAGTCTACGGCCTCATCATCGAAGCCTTAGAGAATTGACACTACAAAACTTTAACTGCAAGATATATCCCAGTTGGTTGGGCAGTACATCATTTTCCAAGCTAATACGATTAGTGCTACGCCTATGTCAATCAAAGCACCTCCCAACGCTCGGTGAGCTACCTTCCCTCAAATACCTTGATATCCGCCAAATGGAGAATGTGGAACGCATCGGCCGGGAGTTTTGCACCCTTGATCCAAGAGTGAAAGCATTTCACTCATTGTCAAGTTTGTTTTTCGAAGACATGTACCGATTCTCAGAGTGGTCTGGAGTGCAGGAGGGTGACTTTTCTTGCTTGGAAACCATGTTTATTGGGAGTGCCTTTGAATTGATGTCTCTTCCACCAGTGCCCTTCGTCTCTTTACGCAACTTTACCTTATATAATTGTAGAAATGTTGTTACACTTCCTGCCTCAACTACTCTGCAAGAACTATTGATTTCGAAATGTGCGAATCTTAGTGAGTTGCCTGCTTTGTCATCACTCCAGTCACTGAAGCTTCTGAATTGTCCAAGTCTGGCTACAGTTAGTCAGTTCCCCTCACTCACTGTCTTGCATGTCTGTGATCCATTCAAAGAAGAGATACTCCAGAGGTTGGTGAATTCACACATGATGCTGGAAGAATTACATATTGAGTCTGATACAATAAATTCCATCTGTCTTGACCCTCTCAAACTACCTTCACTCAAAAATCTCGATGTAAGATGCCCTAATTTGAAGAGTTGCAATGCTTTTGCCGGCCTCACTTCCCTGAAGATACTATGGATACGCTGTTCTCCACGACTTCACATACCTGATTCACTCCGAAGCCAGCTGGAGGAATTGCGTATTCTGGATTTCTGA
- the LOC127753657 gene encoding putative disease resistance RPP13-like protein 1 — translation MAGLFASMAVKWAIDKLSSLLTPVRQTPVASSSSSPSSSQGLDDLRMLERTMRRIHATLMDAEEHWNFREESAKLRLRELKELAYGAEDVVEEYEYEVNRCRLEAADRCASNCSKRKRHEVNDEQFAQFGLVPVPHELVVRARELIQRFDEMKVYYKHFSMSDNDGEQRIVPDIHSVRPTSYLVDKESIIGRELDKKTIIEKLMSGHGNNAVSDYLSVLAIVGMGGLGKTTLAQLVYNDQTVHRSYDVCVWVYVSDHFDSTNLTKKIIVSITKESNNLSELVDLQDKLGQEIRGKRFLLVLDDVWNERKDCWETFCKPLSAARQCNILVTTRNVAVARLVQTMPHFTIDHLSPHESWTLFERTVAVHDNIIQGNLVDIAKKIVQKCDRLPLAIKTLGSMLRYESDESRWIDVLESELWDLDKAHNEILPALELSYKNMPMHLKLCFVSLCLFPKDYSLKKSEVISLWGLLDILQCDEWNNEDESGSQYFLFGRTGSRYYDELVQRSFLQISFNSGIMHDLIHDLACHLSGNEFFRLEGDKPVEIPQNARFMSIIDYHTSVQFSASSHPLWAIIGLERNEVTNLELLFSICKNLRVLALSDRNLHEALPRYISSMKLLRHLEGPWNAPSGIYPLINLHTFPHVYICRCGGSFNLRELKNLNKKKGKLRISGLGNLSHVQDAIQAQLMNKKHLQFLQLDFSEVECLHMPLQLGLNFTPKEVRYENLQYQYMQQPKYPIVPHNQILESLRPHEGLRRLAIYGYNCQSYPSWLGDASFSKLTNIVLYGTDKVTQQCVPTLGELPFLKYVSIGRMYYMEHIGREFCTRIPGNKGFPSLKTLEFSNMLHWSKWSGVDDGDFPCLSSLIISDCNRLSSLPSDRFSSLHYLKLSNCNVIGVIPAGGTLRDLEIRVCNGLHTICTQPALLIMWLYDCPKLGAVGTMPKLNKLDIQKCPNLTSVGSLPELTTLNTEGNLADVMFGQLDHLPLLHYLSIWYNTLMDNPTIPVLHNLKELDIHSCPGITKLPFLPSLLKLRICRCPDLDVIGSLPSLNTLHLWDPLLKDKVLCRLLNGIDHPWLNCISILCETMTNLCLEPKRLSSLRKIRLSCANLQYCDGLSGLTFLEEIKIWGCPKLPIHSLLPRQLQSALDLRDAPASFIDDFDGDMWDFE, via the exons ATGGCCGGGTTGTTTGCATCCATGGCTGTGAAATGGGCAATTGACAAGCTCTCGTCCTTGCTGACACCGGTGAGGCAAACACCGGTGGCTTCGTCGTCATCCTCTCCCAGTTCCAGCCAGGGACTGGACGACTTGAGGATGCTGGAGAGGACTATGCGCAGGATCCACGCCACGCTTATGGATGCCGAGGAGCACTGGAATTTCAGGGAGGAATCTGCTAAGCTGCGGCTTAGGGAGCTCAAGGAGCTGGCCTACGGCGCAGAGGATGTGGTGGAGGAGTACGAGTACGAGGTGAACCGCTGCAGATTGGAGGCTGCCGATAGATGTGCAAGCAACTGTTCTAAGCGCAAGCGCCATGAG GTCAACGACGAGCAGTTTGCTCAATTTGGATTGGTCCCGGTTCCACATGAGCTGGTTGTTCGAGCAAGGGAACTTATACAGAGATTTGATGAGATGAAAGTATACTATAAACATTTTAGCATGTCTGATAATGATGGGGAACAGCGGATTGTCCCTGATATCCATAGCGTGCGTCCCACTAGCTATTTGGTAGATAAAGAGAGCATCATAGGAAGGGAACTGGATAAGAAAACAATTATAGAAAAGCTAATGTCTGGACATGGTAATAATGCTGTGAGTGATTACTTGTCTGTCTTGGCCATTGTGGGTATGGGGGGTTTGGGCAAAACAACTCTAGCACAGCTTGTATACAATGACCAAACAGTGCACAGATCATATGATGTTTGTGTATGGGTTTACGTGTCTGATCATTTTGACTCAACGaacttgacaaaaaaaataatagtttcTATTACCAAGGAGAGCAATAACTTGTCAGAACTGGTTGATCTTCAGGACAAGTTAGGCCAAGAGATACGAGGGAAGAGATTTTTACTTGTATTAGATGATGTCTGGAACGAAAGAAAGGATTGCTGGGAAACATTTTGCAAGCCTTTGTCAGCTGCCCGACAATGTAATATTTTAGTAACCACTCGCAATGTAGCAGTAGCAAGATTGGTGCAGACAATGCCACACTTCACCATTGACCACTTAAGCCCCCACGAGAGCTGGACATTGTTTGAAAGAACAGTTGCAGTGCACGACAATATCATTCAAGGAAATCTTGTAGACATTGCCAAGAAGATTGTTCAAAAGTGTGACAGGCTACCACTAGCAATCAAGACTCTTGGGAGCATGTTGAGATATGAATCTGATGAAAGCAGATGGATAGATGTCCTTGAAAGTGAATTATGGGATTTGGATAAAGCACATAACGAGATTTTACCGGCCTTGGAGTTGAGCTACAAGAATATGCCCATGCACTTAAAACTATGTTTTGTTTCCCTTTGTCTATTCCCAAAAGATTATTCACTCAAGAAATCTGAGGTTATTAGCCTGTGGGGATTACTTGATATTCTACAATGTGATGAGTGGAACAATGAGGACGAATCTGGGAGTCAATATTTTCTCTTTGGTAGAACTGGGAGTCGATATTATGATGAACTAGTACAGAGGTCATTTCTTCAAATATCTTTCAATTCTGGCATCATGCATGATCTAATTCATGATCTCGCATGCCATCTTTCCGGGAACGAGTTCTTTAGGCTTGAAGGTGACAAACCAGTTGAAATTCCACAAAACGCTCGGTTTATGTCCATAATTGATTATCATACATCTGTTCAGTTCTCAGCTTCCTCACACCCTTTGTGGGCCATCATTGGGTTGGAGAGGAATGAAGTTACTAACCTAGAGCTACTTTTTTCGATATGCAAAAATCTGCGGGTCCTTGCATTATCTGATAGAAACCTTCATGAGGCATTACCAAGGTACATCAGTAGCATGAAACTACTACGCCATCTTGAAGGGCCATGGAATGCACCCAGCGGAATTTATCCCCTAATCAACCTACACACCTTTCCTCACGTATATATCTGTAGATGTGGTGGCAGTTTTAACTTACGAGAGCTGAAGAACCTGaacaaaaaaaagggtaaacTGCGTATAAGCGGATTGGGTAATTTATCTCATGTCCAAGATGCAATCCAAGCTCAATTAATGAATAAAAAGCACCTCCAGTTTCTACAATTAGACTTTAGTGAAGTGGAGTGCCTACACATGCCGCTGCAATTGGGCCTGAACTTCACTCCTAAAGAGGTGCGGTATGAAAATTTGCAGTACCAATACATGCAGCAACCTAAATATCCTATAGTACCACACAATCAAATACTGGAGAGCTTGAGACCACATGAAGGACTAAGAAGACTGGCAATATATGGTTACAATTGTCAGAGCTATCCCAGCTGGCTGGGTGATGCTTCATTTTCAAAGCTGACTAACATAGTACTTTACGGTACAGATAAGGTAACCCAACAATGTGTTCCAACACTTGGTGAGCTACCTTTCCTCAAGTATGTCAGCATTGGGAGGATGTATTACATGGAACACATTGGAAGGGAGTTTTGCACCCGTATTCCTGGCAATAAAGGCTTCCCATCATTGAAAACATTGGAATTTAGCAATATGTTGCACTGGTCCAAGTGGTCTGGGGTGGATGATGGAGATTTCCCATGCTTGTCTAGTCTGATAATCAGTGATTGCAATCGGCTAAGTTCTCTTCCATCGGATCGATTTTCTTCTTTGCACTACCTGAAATTGAGTAACTGTAATGTTATTGGTGTCATTCCTGCAGGGGGGACTTTAAGGGATCTAGAAATTCGGGTATGCAATGGTTTACATACGATCTGTACTCAACCCGCCCTCTTGATAATGTGGCTATATGATTGCCCAAAACTAGGAGCAGTCGGTACTATGCCCAAACTCAATAAATTGGATATACAAAAATGTCCAAACCTCACATCTGTAGGTTCCCTGCCCGAACTAACCACCTTGAATACAGAAGGTAACCTGGCAGATGTGATGTTCGGTCAGCTCGATCACCTCCCACTTCTGCATTACTTGTCTATTTGGTATAATACACTGATGGACAACCCTACCATTCCTGTTTTACATAACCTAAAGGAGTTAGACATTCATAGCTGCCCTGGCATAACAAAACTTCCGTTCCTCCCATCACTTTTGAAATTACGGATATGCAGATGTCCAGACTTAGATGTAATTGGCTCACTCCCCTCACTTAACACCTTGCATCTCTGGGATCCACTTCTTAAAGATAAGGTATTGTGCAGGCTGTTGAATGGCATTGACCACCCCTGGCTCAACTGCATATCAATTCTCTGTGAAACAATGACGAACTTATGTCTTGAGCCAAAAAGACTGTCTTCCCTGAGGAAGATCCGATTAAGTTGTGCTAATCTCCAATACTGTGATGGCCTTTCTGGCCTCACTTTCCTTGAAGAGATAAAGATCTGGGGATGCCCAAAGCTCCCTATACATAGTTTGCTCCCACGGCAGCTGCAGTCTGCTCTGGATCTTCGTGACGCTCCAG CTTCGTTTATCGATGATTTTGATGGAGATATGTGGGACTTTGAGTAG